In a single window of the Cucurbita pepo subsp. pepo cultivar mu-cu-16 chromosome LG18, ASM280686v2, whole genome shotgun sequence genome:
- the LOC111780238 gene encoding transmembrane protein 234 homolog isoform X2, producing the protein MIGDVEKMVAIGMVWGATNALMRRGALLWDQALKSSSNATRSSNKLLSSLRRWLKLLSIWQYTLPFLVNLTASATFFAILSDAPISLAVPVTNATTFAATAVFGMLLGEETRVGNHISCSSAGFH; encoded by the exons ATGATCGGGGATGTAGAGAAAATGGTTGCGATCGGTATGGTCTGGGGCGCTACCAATGCACTGATGCGCCGTGGCGCCCTCCTCTGGGACCAAGCTCTTAAATCTTCCTCCAATGCAACCCGCTCTTCAAACAAACTCCTCTCCTCCCTCCGTCGATGGCTCAAGCTCCTCTCGATCTGGCAGTACACTCTTCCTTTTTTGGTTAATCTCACCGCCTCTGCTACTTTCTTTGCCATTCTAAGCGATGCCCCAATATCGCTCGCCGTTCCGGTCACTAACGCCACAACTTTTGCTGCCACCGCTGTGTTTGGAATGCTTCTTGGCGAGGAAACTCGTGTCGG TAATCATATATCATGTAGTTCTGCTGGATTTCATTAA
- the LOC111780240 gene encoding probable xyloglucan endotransglucosylase/hydrolase protein 26 has protein sequence MAKFQSFSIALLVCVIVSNHIVVDANISKNMAITWGNSRSKIEGDSLQLVLDQSTGSGAKSKRDFLFGSFEALIKLVPGDSAGVVTAYYLSSTGSAHDEIDYEFLGNVSGQPYTIHTNIFTQGVGNREQQFRVWFDPTTDFHNYTIHWNPNAVVWYIDGIPIRVFRNYEKQRIGFPNKQGMRVYTSLWNADDWATQGGRVKTNWANAPFTASFRHFRPRACYWNGVASISQCAAKSPANWWTSPAYAQLSAPQLAKLNEIQQNYMIYDYCKDTKRFNGQMPPECYRRQF, from the exons ATGGCGAAGTTTCAGTCTTTTTCTATAGCATTGTTGGTGTGTGTGATTGTGTCTAATCACATTGTAGTTGATGCCAATATTTCAAAGAACATGGCCATAACCTGGGGAAATAGTCGGTCCAAAATAGAAGGGGATAGCCTTCAGCTGGTTTTGGACCAAAGCACAG GCTCGGGAGCGAAGTCGAAGAGAGATTTCTTATTTGGAAGCTTTGAAGCTCTCATCAAGCTCGTTCCAGGGGATTCTGCAGGAGTAGTAACAGCGTATTAT CTATCTTCTACAGGTTCAGCTCATGATGAGATAGACTATGAGTTCTTGGGGAATGTTTCAGGACAGCCTTACACCATTCATACAAACATATTCACTCAGGGAGTTGGAAACAGAGAACAACAGTTTCGAGTGTGGTTTGACCCCACGACCGATTTCCACAACTACACAATTCACTGGAATCCTAATGCTGTTGT GTGGTATATTGATGGTATCCCAATAAGAGTTTTCCGGAACTACGAAAAGCAAAGGATAGGTTTCCCTAACAAGCAAGGTATGAGGGTATATACCAGCTTGTGGAATGCAGATGATTGGGCAACTCAAGGAGGCCGCGTGAAAACCAATTGGGCCAACGCACCATTCACGGCAAGCTTTCGCCACTTTAGGCCAAGAGCTTGTTACTGGAATGGAGTAGCCAGCATTAGTCAATGTGCCGCTAAGTCCCCAGCAAACTGGTGGACTTCTCCAGCTTATGCACAGCTCAGTGCTCCTCAGTTGGCTAAGCTTAATGAAATCCAGCAGAACTACATGATATATGATTACTGCAAAGACACTAAACGGTTCAATGGGCAAATGCCACCAGAATGTTATAGAAGACAGTTCTAA
- the LOC111780236 gene encoding protein SPEAR3-like has translation MGSGYYGEPSLGNERGTGSSSSSSSSSRRGKKGGSDKQPRQPQRGLGVAQLEKIRLHGEIASAAFHPTSYAFNNESELTNVHRYSPVSTSSSPSYGFPSNVMMGFGESEGRRVRDGDSQHSTAARWDPSNGGILEAQHFAHPNMTSHLQDPQAEWAAQSRRQEMGENCEACESQELDLELRLSII, from the exons ATGGGGAGTGGTTATTATGGGGAGCCGAGTTTGGGGAACGAACGAGGGACTGGATCGTCATCGTCTTCATCGTCTTCGTCGAGACGAGGGAAGAAGGGTGGCTCTGATAAGCAGCCAAGGCAGCCCCAGAGAGGACTTGGAGTTGCTCAGCTTGAGAAGATCAGATTGCATGGCGAAATTGCTTCGGCTGCTTTTCATCCCACTTCTTACGCTTTCAATAAC GAATCTGAGTTGACGAACGTCCATAGATATTCACCGGTGTCGACTTCTTCCTCGCCGTCTTATGGCTTCCCCTCAAATGTTATG ATGGGGTTTGGAGAAAGTGAAGGAAGGAGGGTGAGAGATGGTGATTCTCAGCATAGCACAGCAGCAAG ATGGGATCCAAGTAATGGTGGCATCTTAGAAGCCCAACATTTTGCACACCCAAACATGACATCTCATCTTCAAGACCCACAAGCAGAG TGGGCAGCACAGAGCAGAAGGCAAGAAATGGGTGAAAATTGTGAAGCATGTGAGAGCCAAGAACTGGACTTGGAACTTAGACTCTCAATAATCTAA
- the LOC111780238 gene encoding transmembrane protein 234 homolog isoform X1 has product MIGDVEKMVAIGMVWGATNALMRRGALLWDQALKSSSNATRSSNKLLSSLRRWLKLLSIWQYTLPFLVNLTASATFFAILSDAPISLAVPVTNATTFAATAVFGMLLGEETRVGYALFGTALIGLGVWLCIN; this is encoded by the coding sequence ATGATCGGGGATGTAGAGAAAATGGTTGCGATCGGTATGGTCTGGGGCGCTACCAATGCACTGATGCGCCGTGGCGCCCTCCTCTGGGACCAAGCTCTTAAATCTTCCTCCAATGCAACCCGCTCTTCAAACAAACTCCTCTCCTCCCTCCGTCGATGGCTCAAGCTCCTCTCGATCTGGCAGTACACTCTTCCTTTTTTGGTTAATCTCACCGCCTCTGCTACTTTCTTTGCCATTCTAAGCGATGCCCCAATATCGCTCGCCGTTCCGGTCACTAACGCCACAACTTTTGCTGCCACCGCTGTGTTTGGAATGCTTCTTGGCGAGGAAACTCGTGTCGGGTACGCTCTGTTTGGTACTGCTCTGATTGGGTTGGGCGTATGGCTTTGCATTAACTAA